Genomic DNA from Niallia circulans:
GCTTTTCCTGACGATGTTATGGAACAGGCTGATGGCGTTCCAGATGAAATTGATGAAAGTGAGATCAAAAACAGACGCGATTTAAGAGACCAGCAGATTGTTACAATTGACGGAGCAGATGCGAAGGACTTAGATGATGCTGTTACGGTTACAAGGCTGGAAAACGGCAATTATAAGCTTGGTGTCCATATTGCTGACGTGACTTATTATGTGAAGGAAGAATCGCCAATTGATGTGGAAGCACAAGACAGGGGTACAAGCGTTTATTTAGTTGACCGCGTTATTCCAATGATTCCTCATCGATTATCAAACGGAATTTGTTCCTTGAACCCGAAGGTAAATCGATTAACGCTCTCCTGTGAAATGGAGATCAGCTCAAGTGGTGAAGTGGTCAGCCATGAAATCTTCCAAAGTGTTATTAAAACAACGGAAAGAATGACATATGCTGATGTTAACTCTATTTTAAATGACAAGGATGAGGTGCTGCGAGAAAGATATGCGGAGCTTGTTCCTATGTTTGAGAGAATGGAGGAGCTTGCACAAGTTCTTCGTAATAAACGGATGGGCAGAGGGGCAATTGATTTTGATTTCAAAGAATCAAAGGTGATTGTCGAAGAAAACGGCAAGCCAAAGGATATCGTTTTGCGCGAACGCTCTGTGGCGGAACGCTTAATTGAAGAATTTATGCTTGTAGCTAATGAAACAGTTGCAGAGCATTTCCACTGGCTGCAAGTACCGTTCATCTATCGTATTCACGAAGATCCGAAGGAAGAAAAGCTTCGCAGATTCTTTGAGTTTATTACAAACTTTGGTTATATCGTTAAAGGAACTGCAAATGAAGTTCACCCAAGAGCGCTTCAGGAAATCATTGAAGAGGTGCAAGGAACACCAGAGGAAATGGTTATATCAACAGTAATGCTTCGATCTATGCAGCAGGCGAAATATTACCCAGAAAGCCTTGGGCATTTCGGATTATCAACTGATTTCTATACGCATTTCACATCGCCAATTAGACGTTATCCGGATTTAATTGTGCATAGACTTATTCGCACATATCTTGTGGAGGGTGATATTAGCGCACCTACTCAAGAAAAATGGAACAGCAAGCTAACAAACATTGCCGAGCATTCCTCGAACATGGAAAGACGCTCTGTTGAGGCTGAACGTGAAACAGATGAGATGAAAAAGGCAGAATACATGCTGGATAAAATCGGTGAGGAATATGATGGAATTATCAGCTCTGTCACTAACTTCGGAATGTTTGTCGAGCTAAACAACACGGTTGAGGGCCTTGTCCATGTCAGCTATATGACAGATGACTATTACCGCTATGATGAACGTCATTTTGCGATGATCGGTGAAAGAACAGGCAAGGTGTTCCGAATCGGTGATGAAATCACAGTTCGTGTTGTTAATGTTAACAAGGAAGAAAGAGCAATTGATTTCGAAATTGTCGGCATGAAAGGAACACGCCGCAGAGATCCGAAAAAAGACGGTAAAGTTTTCCCCACTGGCAGCACGTCTCGTCCGCCGCGCAAAGGAAAACCTGGTGCAGGCAAGGATGGCAGAAAAGGCAGTGGCAGTGGAAATGGCAGCGGCAGCGGTGAAGGAAAACGCCAAGGGAAAAAAGACCGAAAGTTTTTTGAGAATGCCCCGAAGGCAAAAAGAAAGAAAAAGAAACGCTGATTGCAGGCTTAAGAAAGGGAAGCAACATTGCTTCCCTTTGACAAAGCTCATCAAAATTGTCCGAACGAAGATAATTTGGTACAATTAGCTTATAAAGGTAGGGGAATTCAAATGCCAAAAGGTGAAGGGAAAGTAGTCGCACAAAACAAAAAAGCGAATCATGATTACTTTATTGAGGAAACATATGAAGCAGGCATCGTGCTGCAAGGAACAGAGATTAAAGCAATTCGTGCCGGCCGAGTCAACTTGAAAGAATCATACGCTCGCGTTCATAACGGGGAAGTATTCTTGTATGGCATGCATATAAGCCCATATGAGCAGGGGAACCGTTATAATCATGAACCGCTGAGAACACGTAAGCTGCTGCTTCATAAAAAGCAGATAAACCAACTGATTGGTGATACAAAGGAAATCGGTTATGCATTAGTTCCATTAAAGCTTTATATGAAAAACGGTTTTGCCAAGGTTTTAATCGGACTCGGAAAGGGTAAGAAAAACTATGACAAGCGTGAGACACTAAAGCGCAAAGAAGCAAACCGCAGCATCGAACGTGCCTTAAGAGATAGGCAAAA
This window encodes:
- the rnr gene encoding ribonuclease R is translated as MKDEAYKPLTVQELEEAFGIEDSSNFKDFVKALVQMEEKGLVVRTRSNRYGLPEKMNLVKGKISGHAKGFAFVIPEEPGLDDIFIPPNEVNTAMNGDIVLARVTSESSGQRREGTIVRILERGVQQIVGTYSESKHFGFVIPDDKKIATDVFIPKGSTKGAVEGHKVVVNLTAYPEGRKNAEGEITKILGHKNDPGVDILSVIHKHGLPLAFPDDVMEQADGVPDEIDESEIKNRRDLRDQQIVTIDGADAKDLDDAVTVTRLENGNYKLGVHIADVTYYVKEESPIDVEAQDRGTSVYLVDRVIPMIPHRLSNGICSLNPKVNRLTLSCEMEISSSGEVVSHEIFQSVIKTTERMTYADVNSILNDKDEVLRERYAELVPMFERMEELAQVLRNKRMGRGAIDFDFKESKVIVEENGKPKDIVLRERSVAERLIEEFMLVANETVAEHFHWLQVPFIYRIHEDPKEEKLRRFFEFITNFGYIVKGTANEVHPRALQEIIEEVQGTPEEMVISTVMLRSMQQAKYYPESLGHFGLSTDFYTHFTSPIRRYPDLIVHRLIRTYLVEGDISAPTQEKWNSKLTNIAEHSSNMERRSVEAERETDEMKKAEYMLDKIGEEYDGIISSVTNFGMFVELNNTVEGLVHVSYMTDDYYRYDERHFAMIGERTGKVFRIGDEITVRVVNVNKEERAIDFEIVGMKGTRRRDPKKDGKVFPTGSTSRPPRKGKPGAGKDGRKGSGSGNGSGSGEGKRQGKKDRKFFENAPKAKRKKKKR
- the smpB gene encoding SsrA-binding protein SmpB, producing MPKGEGKVVAQNKKANHDYFIEETYEAGIVLQGTEIKAIRAGRVNLKESYARVHNGEVFLYGMHISPYEQGNRYNHEPLRTRKLLLHKKQINQLIGDTKEIGYALVPLKLYMKNGFAKVLIGLGKGKKNYDKRETLKRKEANRSIERALRDRQKM